The Acidobacteriota bacterium genome window below encodes:
- a CDS encoding NAD(P)/FAD-dependent oxidoreductase, which translates to MTRKQKLVVIGNGMAGARLVEDIITRGGADQFEFVMFGDEPYGNYNRILLSGVLSGTHQAQDIFINPLAWYETNNVKLHAGARVTSIDRVNKIVIAADGVTTETYDKLVIATGSSAFLPPMEGLRTTTDGFKAGVFVFRTLDDCEAITQYAEGGKRAAVIGGGLLGLEAARGLLNLGAEVHVIHLMPHLMEVQLDAIAGATLRRSMEALGVQVHLNKATTAILGDEHVTGLQFKDGTTLDCEMVVISAGIRPNVQLARDAGLTVERGIVVNDGITCVDDPDVFAVGECAQHNGMVYGLVAPLWEQTAVLADRLTGRKPQAEYKGSKVSTKLKVMGVDLAVMGEKQPRDEHDEEVVYTEPLRGIYKKLIVRNGKLAGAILLGDTAMAPALLQAFDRGVLLPENRAELLFPLTDQVAAKSAAELPDEAQICNCNGIAKGAIVKAAKGGCRSLKALCDATRAGTGCGACKSQVQEIFEAAAGDTIVEDPSIHYYVPGVPLPKPELIAAIKEQELKSVSAVFRVLAVGKEDPASKAGLASLLKTIWHDGYEDERDARFINDRVHANIQKDRTFSVVPRIYGGVTTAAELKRIAEVAERYNVRMVKFTGGQRLDLLGISKEDLPNVWRDLGMPSGHAYTKAFRTCKTCVGTEFCRFGVGDAVALGIAIEKKYQGIEFPHKVKLATTGCPRNCSEATTKDIGAVAIEGGKWEVVIGGAAGSKVRKADLLITVDTHEEVLHYMGRFMQYYREHAKYLERTYDMVERMGIEKLRRVLVDDEEGICARLDAEIEAAVAAYVDPWQEAAQPHHPSQFVNILPKAEADAMLSQISKQPANYGD; encoded by the coding sequence GCGCGTCACCTCGATTGATCGCGTGAACAAAATTGTCATCGCTGCGGATGGGGTAACGACAGAAACGTATGACAAGCTGGTCATCGCCACCGGCAGTTCGGCGTTTCTGCCGCCGATGGAAGGTTTACGCACAACGACTGACGGATTCAAAGCTGGTGTTTTCGTCTTTCGCACGCTCGACGATTGCGAAGCGATTACGCAATACGCTGAAGGCGGCAAGCGCGCCGCAGTGATTGGCGGCGGCTTGCTGGGCTTGGAAGCGGCACGCGGCCTGTTGAATCTGGGCGCGGAAGTGCACGTCATTCACCTGATGCCGCATTTGATGGAAGTGCAACTCGACGCGATTGCGGGCGCGACGCTCCGACGTTCGATGGAAGCGCTGGGCGTGCAGGTGCATTTGAACAAAGCCACGACCGCGATTCTCGGTGATGAACACGTGACCGGCTTGCAATTCAAAGACGGCACGACGCTCGACTGCGAGATGGTTGTGATTTCGGCAGGCATTCGCCCGAACGTGCAACTGGCGCGTGACGCAGGGCTGACCGTCGAACGTGGCATTGTCGTCAACGATGGCATCACCTGCGTTGACGACCCGGATGTTTTCGCCGTTGGCGAATGCGCGCAGCACAACGGGATGGTTTACGGCTTGGTCGCGCCGCTCTGGGAACAGACGGCGGTGCTGGCGGATCGGCTGACCGGGCGCAAGCCGCAAGCGGAATACAAAGGCTCCAAGGTTTCGACCAAACTCAAAGTCATGGGCGTAGACCTCGCGGTGATGGGCGAGAAACAACCCCGCGATGAACACGACGAAGAGGTCGTTTACACCGAACCACTGCGCGGCATTTACAAGAAGCTGATCGTGCGCAACGGCAAGCTGGCCGGGGCGATTCTGTTGGGCGATACGGCGATGGCTCCGGCCTTGTTGCAAGCCTTTGATCGCGGCGTGCTCTTGCCGGAAAACCGCGCCGAATTGCTCTTCCCGTTGACCGATCAAGTCGCGGCCAAGTCCGCTGCCGAGTTGCCGGACGAAGCGCAAATCTGCAATTGCAACGGCATCGCGAAAGGCGCGATCGTCAAAGCAGCCAAAGGCGGTTGCCGTTCGCTGAAAGCGTTATGCGATGCGACGCGCGCGGGCACGGGCTGCGGCGCGTGCAAATCGCAGGTGCAGGAAATTTTTGAAGCGGCGGCGGGCGATACGATTGTCGAAGACCCCTCGATTCACTATTACGTGCCGGGCGTGCCGTTGCCCAAACCGGAGTTGATTGCCGCGATCAAAGAACAGGAATTGAAAAGCGTCTCCGCCGTTTTCCGCGTGCTGGCTGTTGGAAAAGAAGATCCGGCGAGCAAAGCGGGGCTGGCTTCGCTGCTCAAAACGATTTGGCACGATGGGTATGAAGACGAACGCGATGCGCGCTTTATCAATGACCGCGTGCACGCGAACATTCAGAAAGACCGCACCTTCAGCGTCGTGCCACGCATTTATGGCGGCGTCACCACAGCGGCGGAACTAAAACGCATCGCCGAAGTCGCCGAACGCTACAACGTGCGCATGGTCAAATTCACCGGCGGCCAGCGCCTTGATCTGCTGGGCATCAGCAAAGAAGACCTGCCCAATGTCTGGCGCGATTTGGGCATGCCCAGCGGCCACGCTTATACAAAAGCTTTTCGCACCTGCAAGACCTGCGTCGGTACGGAGTTCTGCCGCTTTGGCGTCGGCGATGCGGTGGCGTTGGGCATCGCGATTGAAAAGAAATATCAAGGCATCGAGTTTCCTCACAAAGTGAAGCTGGCGACGACCGGCTGCCCGCGCAATTGCTCTGAGGCGACTACCAAAGACATCGGCGCTGTGGCGATTGAAGGCGGCAAATGGGAAGTCGTCATCGGCGGCGCTGCCGGATCGAAAGTCCGCAAGGCCGATTTGCTGATCACGGTGGATACGCACGAAGAAGTGCTGCATTACATGGGCCGCTTTATGCAGTATTACCGCGAACACGCCAAGTACCTGGAACGCACCTACGACATGGTCGAGCGCATGGGCATCGAGAAACTGCGCCGGGTGTTAGTTGATGATGAAGAAGGCATCTGCGCGCGGCTGGACGCGGAAATCGAAGCGGCCGTCGCGGCGTATGTTGATCCTTGGCAAGAGGCTGCACAACCGCATCATCCATCGCAATTCGTCAACATTCTGCCAAAGGCGGAAGCGGACGCGATGCTGAGTCAAATCAGCAAACAACCGGCGAATTATGGCGACTAG
- a CDS encoding nitrite reductase (NAD(P)H) small subunit gives MSTTTTTTTKLVPTDLHFNLGALARIPPGEGKEFEIAGELIAVFRLRDGRVYAVQAKCPHREGALADGITGGGTVVCPMHSFKFDLATGAPLGHDCAALRTYAVSVNAVGEIILQL, from the coding sequence ATGAGTACGACAACGACTACGACCACCAAACTCGTTCCCACCGATCTGCACTTCAATCTTGGCGCGCTTGCACGCATTCCGCCGGGTGAAGGCAAGGAGTTTGAAATCGCGGGCGAATTGATCGCCGTCTTCCGTTTGCGCGACGGTCGTGTGTATGCTGTGCAGGCCAAATGCCCGCATCGTGAAGGCGCACTGGCCGACGGCATCACGGGCGGGGGCACGGTGGTTTGCCCCATGCACAGTTTCAAGTTCGATCTCGCGACGGGCGCGCCACTGGGCCACGATTGCGCGGCGCTGCGGACGTATGCCGTTAGCGTCAATGCTGTCGGCGAGATCATTCTGCAACTGTGA